The following proteins are co-located in the Legionella busanensis genome:
- the atpG gene encoding F0F1 ATP synthase subunit gamma, with product MPGAKEIRSKIASTKNTQKITRAMEMVAASKMRKTQDRMRASKPYATKIYDVVKHIARANSEYRHPFMTAREIKRVGLIVVTSDRGLVGGLNANLLRETVRIMRQWQNENKEVDLCVIGRKGQAFFKRVGGNIIASADHLGDKPGVKDLIGIVKVMLDAFYDGQIDALHIVYNEFINTMTQKPLIKQLLPLPVAEEDSQNLGHYWDYIYEPDAKELLDALLERYIELQAYQAVVENIACEQAAKMIAMKSATDNAGELIKQFQLAYNKARQAAITQELAEIVGGASAL from the coding sequence ATGCCTGGAGCAAAAGAGATTCGTTCGAAAATTGCGAGTACAAAAAATACTCAAAAAATTACTCGAGCGATGGAAATGGTTGCAGCAAGTAAAATGCGAAAAACGCAAGATAGAATGCGTGCATCTAAACCTTATGCCACTAAAATATATGATGTTGTTAAACATATTGCGCGTGCCAATTCAGAATATCGTCATCCTTTTATGACGGCAAGGGAAATTAAACGCGTAGGTTTAATCGTGGTAACTTCTGATAGAGGTTTAGTGGGTGGCTTAAATGCCAATCTATTGCGTGAAACTGTGCGTATAATGCGTCAATGGCAGAATGAAAATAAAGAAGTTGATTTATGTGTCATAGGTCGTAAAGGCCAAGCTTTTTTCAAACGAGTAGGAGGCAATATTATTGCTTCAGCTGATCATTTAGGTGATAAACCTGGTGTAAAAGATTTAATTGGTATAGTTAAAGTAATGCTGGATGCTTTCTATGATGGTCAAATTGATGCTTTACATATTGTTTATAATGAGTTCATTAATACAATGACTCAAAAGCCTCTCATTAAACAATTGCTTCCTCTTCCTGTAGCAGAAGAAGATAGTCAAAACTTAGGGCATTATTGGGATTATATTTATGAGCCTGATGCCAAAGAATTATTAGATGCTTTATTGGAACGCTATATTGAATTACAGGCTTATCAGGCTGTTGTAGAAAATATTGCTTGTGAGCAAGCAGCAAAAATGATTGCTATGAAAAGCGCAACTGACAACGCTGGTGAATTAATTAAACAGTTTCAATTGGCTTATAACAAAGCTCGGCAAGCTGCCATTACACAAGAGTTAGCAGAAATTGTCGGTGGTGCATCCGCTTTATAA
- the atpA gene encoding F0F1 ATP synthase subunit alpha, translating into MSEQVALNPSEISELIRQKIEQFNVVSEARNEGTIVSLRDGIVRLHGLADVMQGEMIEFPGGIYGLALNLERDSVGAVVLGDASSLSEGQKGKCTGRILEVPVGEALLGRVVDALGNPIDGKGPINAKRMSPIEKVAPGVISRQSVDQPVQTGLKAIDAMIPVGRGQRELIIGDRQTGKSAIAIDAIINQKGTGIKCIYVAIGQKASSIANTVRKLEEHGAMEHTIVVVASAADSAALQFIAPYSGCAMGEYFMERGEDALIVYDDLTKQAWAYRQISLLLKRPPGREAYPGDIFYLHSRLLERASRINAAEVERLTNGEVKGKTGSLTALPIIETQAGDVSAFVPTNVISITDGQIFLDVDLFNSGVRPAINSGLSVSRVGGAAQTKIMKKLGGGTRLALAQFRELEAFSQFASDLDDATRKQLERGQRITEIMKQKQYAPLSVADMSVSLFVVEKGYLDDIPTNEIGSFEAALRAFMHSSYASLMGKINESGAYDNNIEAEMSKAVEEFKRTGSW; encoded by the coding sequence ATGTCAGAACAAGTTGCATTAAACCCATCTGAAATTAGCGAACTAATTAGACAGAAAATTGAACAATTTAATGTTGTCTCAGAAGCAAGAAATGAAGGTACAATTGTCAGTTTAAGGGATGGAATTGTTCGCCTTCATGGTCTAGCCGATGTAATGCAGGGCGAAATGATAGAGTTCCCTGGCGGTATTTATGGATTAGCGCTGAATTTAGAGCGTGATTCAGTAGGTGCTGTTGTGCTTGGCGATGCTTCAAGTTTATCAGAAGGCCAAAAAGGTAAGTGTACAGGTCGAATTCTTGAGGTACCTGTAGGTGAAGCTTTGTTAGGTCGAGTAGTGGATGCATTGGGTAATCCTATTGATGGAAAAGGCCCAATTAATGCTAAAAGAATGTCACCTATTGAAAAAGTAGCGCCGGGCGTTATTTCTCGTCAATCAGTTGATCAACCTGTACAAACTGGTTTAAAAGCTATTGATGCCATGATTCCTGTTGGCCGTGGGCAACGGGAGTTAATTATTGGTGATAGACAAACAGGTAAGTCAGCTATTGCTATTGATGCGATTATTAATCAAAAAGGCACCGGCATTAAATGTATTTATGTTGCTATTGGTCAAAAAGCTTCTTCTATCGCTAACACTGTACGCAAACTTGAAGAACATGGTGCGATGGAACATACTATTGTTGTTGTAGCAAGCGCTGCTGATTCTGCTGCATTACAATTTATTGCTCCTTATTCTGGCTGCGCTATGGGTGAATACTTTATGGAGCGCGGTGAAGATGCCTTAATTGTTTATGATGATTTAACTAAACAGGCTTGGGCATATCGACAAATTTCCCTGCTTTTAAAACGTCCTCCAGGTCGTGAAGCTTATCCTGGTGATATTTTTTATCTACATTCAAGACTATTAGAGCGTGCTTCACGTATTAATGCTGCAGAAGTTGAGCGTTTAACCAACGGTGAAGTAAAAGGTAAAACTGGCTCACTCACTGCATTACCCATTATTGAAACACAAGCAGGCGACGTATCTGCTTTCGTACCAACAAACGTTATTTCTATTACAGATGGTCAAATATTCTTAGATGTTGATTTATTTAACTCAGGTGTTCGTCCAGCAATTAATTCTGGCCTTTCTGTATCACGGGTAGGTGGTGCGGCACAAACTAAAATCATGAAGAAGCTTGGAGGCGGTACACGTTTAGCATTAGCTCAGTTTCGTGAATTAGAGGCATTTTCACAGTTTGCTTCTGATTTAGATGATGCTACGCGTAAACAATTAGAGCGAGGCCAACGCATTACAGAAATCATGAAGCAGAAGCAGTATGCTCCATTATCTGTAGCAGACATGAGCGTTTCTTTATTTGTCGTTGAAAAAGGTTATTTAGACGATATTCCTACTAATGAAATTGGTAGTTTTGAAGCTGCTTTACGAGCCTTTATGCATTCTTCTTACGCCTCATTGATGGGTAAAATTAATGAAAGCGGTGCTTATGATAATAATATAGAAGCAGAAATGAGCAAAGCCGTTGAGGAATTTAAACGTACAGGCAGCTGGTAA
- a CDS encoding F0F1 ATP synthase subunit delta codes for MSECVTIARPYAKAVFEYAFNTGKLRRWSDYLRNLALSVLDENAENFIDNPASTVKQHIELLIATAGQVDSEDATYLKNFITLLAENKRLKALPDIFNIFEAMRAEQEKTLTVNVISYSELSQNQQLKLIDSLSKRLQRKVTLQITIDKTLIGGAVIQAGDLVIDGSVRGKLEKLSTSLAA; via the coding sequence ATGTCTGAGTGTGTAACGATTGCTAGGCCTTATGCCAAAGCTGTTTTTGAATATGCATTTAATACCGGAAAATTACGACGCTGGTCAGATTACTTGCGTAATTTAGCCTTATCGGTATTGGATGAAAATGCAGAGAACTTTATTGATAATCCTGCATCAACAGTAAAGCAGCATATTGAATTACTGATCGCTACTGCAGGTCAAGTTGATTCTGAAGATGCTACTTATCTGAAAAACTTTATTACTCTGTTAGCAGAGAATAAGCGCCTTAAAGCTTTGCCTGATATTTTTAATATATTTGAAGCAATGCGTGCGGAACAAGAAAAAACGCTTACAGTCAATGTAATTAGTTATTCAGAGTTGTCTCAAAATCAGCAGCTAAAATTGATTGATTCATTAAGTAAACGTTTACAACGTAAGGTAACTTTACAAATTACAATTGATAAAACGCTTATTGGTGGTGCTGTAATTCAAGCTGGCGACTTAGTAATAGATGGTTCAGTCCGTGGTAAATTAGAAAAACTTAGCACCAGTTTGGCCGCATAA
- a CDS encoding F0F1 ATP synthase subunit B — MDINFTLIIQMLVFAVFVWFTMKFVWPPLAKAMEERQNKIADGLAAAERGRKELELAQFRVKDEIKHAKAQASDIIEKATKRATQLIEEAKEDAKQEANRQAKIAHEKLQQEINQARENLRKQVAELAVAGAEVILQRKIDEKINNQLLDSLIEEI; from the coding sequence TTGGATATTAATTTTACACTGATTATACAAATGCTGGTATTTGCCGTATTTGTTTGGTTTACGATGAAATTTGTTTGGCCTCCTTTGGCAAAGGCTATGGAAGAACGCCAAAATAAAATTGCAGATGGCCTTGCTGCGGCTGAACGAGGTCGCAAAGAGCTTGAATTGGCACAGTTTCGTGTTAAAGACGAAATAAAGCACGCTAAAGCGCAAGCCTCAGATATTATTGAAAAGGCGACAAAGCGGGCTACACAGCTGATTGAAGAAGCTAAAGAAGATGCTAAGCAAGAGGCAAATCGTCAAGCTAAAATAGCGCATGAGAAGCTACAGCAAGAAATTAATCAAGCTAGAGAAAACTTACGTAAGCAAGTAGCAGAACTAGCTGTAGCCGGAGCTGAAGTTATTCTTCAGCGCAAAATTGATGAAAAAATAAATAATCAATTGCTAGATAGTTTAATTGAAGAAATTTGA
- the atpE gene encoding F0F1 ATP synthase subunit C, producing the protein MQAANLIAQVQGMTVIAVALLIGLGALGTAIGFGLLGGKFLEGSARQPEMVPMLQVKMFIVAGLLDAVTMIGVGIALFFTFANPFLSNLGA; encoded by the coding sequence ATGCAAGCTGCAAATTTAATCGCACAAGTTCAAGGTATGACTGTTATTGCAGTCGCATTACTTATTGGTCTTGGGGCTTTAGGTACAGCAATAGGTTTTGGCCTTTTAGGAGGTAAATTTCTTGAAGGTTCTGCACGCCAACCAGAAATGGTTCCTATGTTACAAGTAAAAATGTTTATTGTTGCTGGTTTACTTGATGCTGTAACAATGATTGGTGTAGGTATTGCTTTGTTCTTTACTTTTGCTAACCCTTTCCTAAGTAATTTAGGTGCTTGA
- the atpB gene encoding F0F1 ATP synthase subunit A, with translation MASSTNYIKHHLTYLTYDLKTMSLGSTGGFWTINLDTLFFSVVLGFIVLGLLYIGARKITTGVPGKLQNFAELMLEFADNQVKDCFHGKNKLIGPLALTIFAWVFLMNFMDIVPVDVLPIMAKSVGIHYLKVVPTNDLNLTLALALSVFLLIIFYSIKIKGIKGFAKELTLQPFNHPLFIPFNMLLELVGLIAKPISLALRLFGNLYAGELIFILIALLTLNVTAQSSIAGTATLGVAQFLLSLGWSIFHILVITLQAFIFMVLTIVYLSLAHEDH, from the coding sequence ATGGCATCAAGTACAAATTATATTAAACACCATTTAACTTACCTGACTTATGATCTTAAAACGATGAGTTTAGGGTCAACCGGTGGTTTTTGGACCATAAATCTTGATACGTTATTTTTCTCTGTGGTTTTGGGATTTATAGTATTAGGCCTTTTGTATATTGGCGCCCGTAAAATTACGACGGGTGTTCCCGGAAAGTTACAAAACTTCGCTGAATTGATGCTCGAATTTGCTGATAACCAAGTAAAAGACTGTTTCCATGGCAAAAATAAACTCATTGGGCCATTAGCATTAACGATTTTTGCTTGGGTTTTCTTAATGAACTTTATGGATATTGTCCCTGTGGATGTTCTCCCTATTATGGCAAAATCGGTAGGGATTCATTATCTAAAAGTCGTACCTACAAATGATTTAAACTTAACACTCGCTTTAGCATTATCAGTATTCTTACTAATTATTTTTTATAGTATTAAAATCAAAGGCATAAAAGGGTTTGCAAAAGAATTAACTTTACAGCCTTTTAATCATCCATTGTTTATTCCATTTAACATGCTACTAGAACTAGTCGGCTTAATTGCTAAACCTATTTCTTTAGCATTACGGTTATTTGGTAATTTATATGCAGGCGAGCTGATTTTTATTTTAATTGCTTTGCTAACACTTAATGTTACAGCTCAGTCATCTATAGCAGGTACTGCAACATTAGGTGTGGCCCAATTCTTATTATCACTTGGTTGGTCGATTTTTCATATATTGGTTATTACATTACAAGCATTTATCTTTATGGTCTTAACGATTGTTTACCTCAGTTTAGCTCATGAAGATCATTAG
- a CDS encoding F0F1 ATP synthase subunit I, which yields MKDEQGLSRIRRLLLVQLTVWAISVLGLLTALGKQAAFSAFLGGLVALLPSMVFAKKLFQYHGARAARQIVRSFYLGEFLKIISSIVLFTLVFIFFEVTPLAFFLTYIVVVMTHWFAPLLVDSKQNRPESD from the coding sequence GTGAAAGATGAACAAGGTCTGAGCCGAATTAGGCGCTTGCTGTTAGTTCAATTAACAGTTTGGGCCATAAGTGTATTAGGATTGCTCACTGCTTTAGGGAAGCAAGCAGCTTTTTCTGCATTCCTAGGCGGCTTAGTCGCTCTTTTGCCTTCGATGGTATTTGCAAAAAAGTTATTTCAATATCATGGAGCAAGAGCAGCAAGGCAAATAGTTAGAAGTTTCTATCTTGGGGAATTTCTAAAAATAATATCATCAATTGTACTATTTACCTTGGTTTTTATATTTTTTGAGGTAACTCCTCTGGCATTTTTTTTAACATATATAGTTGTGGTGATGACGCATTGGTTTGCTCCACTACTGGTTGATAGTAAACAGAATAGGCCCGAAAGTGACTGA
- a CDS encoding BON domain-containing protein: protein MHRCGFYLFIILTFLLLTSCIGTLWTGASLIYDRHNVYKKVYDYQLALQANQALFADRLLKQEGCYLDLAVFKGDILLAGHLPNRKLRHLAEARLRTLEGYREIFLQVAVYSAPANDLTDAWLTTKIRSQILADAEIDPNDFKIVTVDNIVYVMGDVRPNQAARVLNLAKNTQGVMRVVKLMRYLNLSEAPAG from the coding sequence ATGCATCGATGTGGGTTTTATTTATTTATCATTTTAACCTTTTTGCTATTAACTAGCTGCATAGGTACTTTATGGACAGGCGCTTCGCTAATTTATGATAGGCATAATGTTTATAAAAAGGTTTATGATTATCAACTTGCTCTACAAGCTAATCAAGCCTTATTTGCAGATCGTCTATTAAAACAAGAAGGTTGTTATCTAGATCTAGCTGTATTTAAAGGGGATATCTTATTAGCAGGGCACTTACCTAATAGAAAATTACGTCACTTAGCTGAAGCACGCTTACGCACTTTAGAGGGATACCGAGAAATATTTTTACAAGTTGCTGTTTATTCAGCACCAGCAAATGACCTTACTGATGCCTGGCTCACAACTAAAATAAGAAGTCAAATATTAGCCGATGCTGAAATTGATCCTAATGACTTTAAAATTGTTACCGTTGATAATATTGTTTATGTTATGGGTGATGTTAGACCTAATCAGGCAGCGCGAGTATTAAACTTAGCAAAAAACACACAAGGCGTTATGCGGGTTGTAAAATTAATGCGTTACTTAAATTTAAGTGAAGCGCCTGCCGGTTAA
- a CDS encoding BON domain-containing protein has translation MKCRAVIYLLISSLLCSCVAAVVAGAAAGVIVYDRRSLKSIESDLRIFHLIHKAIIEDSRFNSSHINVVSFNQIVLLVGQTSNPSLRINAEKLAQNAPAVCRVYNELTIGEPLPLKQKTTDIFITGQVRSYMLSRKGLESGSIRVVTENSIVYLMGIVTQEQAELAVDVARHVEGVRKVVKVFRYIT, from the coding sequence ATGAAGTGCCGTGCTGTAATTTATTTATTAATTAGTAGTTTACTTTGTAGTTGTGTGGCTGCTGTGGTAGCTGGAGCTGCTGCAGGCGTAATTGTCTATGATCGGCGCTCTTTAAAGTCAATAGAAAGTGACTTACGGATATTTCATTTAATACACAAAGCGATTATTGAGGATTCTCGTTTTAATAGCTCGCATATAAATGTAGTTAGTTTTAATCAAATTGTCTTACTAGTTGGGCAAACGTCTAATCCATCTTTACGAATTAATGCTGAAAAATTAGCTCAAAATGCACCTGCCGTTTGCCGTGTGTATAATGAATTAACTATTGGCGAGCCACTTCCTTTAAAACAAAAAACCACCGATATTTTCATTACAGGTCAGGTTCGAAGTTATATGCTTAGTCGAAAAGGTTTAGAATCTGGTTCTATAAGGGTTGTTACTGAAAATTCAATAGTTTATTTAATGGGAATAGTAACACAGGAGCAGGCTGAGCTAGCTGTTGATGTTGCTAGACATGTGGAAGGTGTTCGTAAGGTAGTTAAGGTATTTCGCTATATTACTTAA
- a CDS encoding D-sedoheptulose-7-phosphate isomerase: protein MSQLEERVKQLFGMSIENQISAADSLSALIAKAGARLVNCLLNDGKILLCGNGGSAANCHHFSAAMLHHFAVERPALPVFNLTGDTSSVTAIATDSHYEHVFARQIQALGQEGDILMVISTSGNADSILNAINAANDRGMDTIALNGRDGGVLANHLGPEDIEIRVVADNAALIRQIHLFILHCFCDLIDQSLFGQMLE from the coding sequence ATGTCGCAATTGGAAGAAAGAGTTAAACAACTTTTTGGTATGAGTATCGAAAATCAGATTTCTGCTGCTGACTCTTTATCAGCACTAATAGCAAAAGCTGGAGCTCGTTTAGTTAACTGCTTATTGAATGATGGCAAAATATTGTTATGTGGAAATGGTGGCTCTGCCGCTAATTGCCATCATTTCTCGGCCGCTATGCTTCATCACTTTGCAGTGGAACGTCCAGCATTACCAGTATTTAATCTAACAGGGGATACCTCATCAGTTACGGCAATAGCAACTGATAGCCATTACGAACATGTTTTTGCTCGCCAAATTCAAGCTTTGGGTCAAGAAGGTGATATTCTGATGGTTATTTCAACCTCAGGTAATGCTGATAGTATTTTAAATGCAATCAATGCAGCTAATGATCGTGGTATGGACACGATTGCTTTGAATGGCCGAGATGGTGGTGTTTTAGCTAACCATTTAGGTCCTGAAGATATTGAAATTCGTGTCGTGGCAGATAATGCCGCTTTAATTCGTCAGATTCATTTATTTATATTACATTGCTTTTGCGACTTAATTGATCAATCTTTATTTGGGCAAATGTTGGAGTAA